In the genome of Pigmentiphaga litoralis, one region contains:
- a CDS encoding LysR family transcriptional regulator: protein MRADLQSLDIHHLTVLSLLLQHCSVTKVAEKTGQAQPAISRMLVRLRKVTGDPLLVRSGIRMVLTERAVAMREPLQEILAQVARIEVGTNFAPDLSDKEFRIACADCIPTLLLPQIIARLTSAGRRIRAKLRLIDPAFDVARALEEGELDLVINNSPNPREDLRIGRLYTDEVVCMMRSGHPLAGEARLSLARYLNMQHLAPQPSSLREMGPVDGELAKVGYRRVISATVPEFNLAPYVLLSTDLVFTTGRVFAEHYAKLLPVTIVPAPREFPPMRFYQLWHERNHASDSNRWLRQQVSDAVRELVVDPHHGDRGMLTPVVAAEA from the coding sequence ATGCGCGCCGATCTACAGTCACTGGACATCCATCACCTGACGGTGTTGAGTCTGCTCCTGCAGCACTGCAGCGTGACCAAGGTCGCCGAAAAAACCGGCCAGGCGCAGCCCGCCATCAGCCGGATGCTGGTGCGCCTGCGCAAGGTCACGGGCGACCCCCTGCTGGTGCGCAGCGGCATCCGCATGGTGCTGACCGAACGCGCGGTCGCCATGCGTGAACCGCTGCAGGAAATCCTGGCGCAGGTGGCGCGGATCGAGGTTGGCACCAATTTCGCGCCCGACCTGTCCGACAAGGAATTCCGGATCGCCTGCGCCGACTGCATCCCCACCTTGCTGCTGCCGCAGATCATCGCGCGGCTGACCAGCGCCGGACGCCGGATCCGCGCCAAGCTGCGGCTGATCGATCCTGCCTTTGACGTGGCGCGCGCGCTGGAAGAGGGCGAGCTGGACCTGGTGATCAACAACAGCCCCAATCCGCGCGAAGACCTGCGTATCGGCCGCCTGTACACCGACGAAGTGGTCTGCATGATGCGGTCCGGGCACCCCCTGGCGGGGGAAGCGCGCCTGTCATTGGCGCGCTACCTGAACATGCAGCATCTCGCGCCGCAGCCCAGCTCGCTGCGCGAGATGGGGCCGGTCGACGGTGAACTGGCCAAGGTCGGCTATCGCCGTGTGATTTCCGCCACCGTGCCGGAATTCAATCTGGCGCCCTATGTGTTGCTGTCCACCGACCTGGTGTTCACCACGGGCCGCGTGTTTGCCGAGCACTACGCCAAGCTGCTGCCGGTCACCATCGTGCCGGCGCCCCGCGAATTCCCGCCGATGCGGTTCTACCAGCTCTGGCATGAACGCAACCACGCCAGCGATTCCAACCGCTGGCTGCGCCAGCAAGTCAGCGACGCCGTACGTGAACTGGTCGTCGATCCTCACCATGGCGATCGCGGCATGCTGACCCCGGTAGTGGCCGCCGAGGCCTGA
- a CDS encoding ABC transporter substrate-binding protein yields MSIRRWWPVAVATLLTAANAHAAEKLTFLTSWKAQAEHGGYYQALAKGYYQACGIDLNIRQGGPAIDGKQLFVAGAVDMMMASFSDTAFQVNEAGFAAKAVMSSFQKSPQILMTHAGNGIEKMEEMRGKPVMVSASSRTSFWPFLRNKFGFTDAQLRAYTGQLAPWLLDPTGIQQGLLTNEPYRVQTETGKSPKTFLLADYGYEAYSSVVIASKKMIDEKPQLVQCFVSATRKGWEEFFVDPKPAVALIKQNNPENTDDLIAYAIRTMKSAGIVESADTAKGGIGTMTDARWKSHFDMLASAGLISKTLDYKSAYTLQFVNAK; encoded by the coding sequence ATGTCTATACGTCGTTGGTGGCCCGTGGCAGTAGCCACGCTGTTGACTGCAGCAAACGCGCACGCCGCAGAAAAGCTCACCTTCCTCACCAGCTGGAAGGCACAGGCCGAACACGGCGGCTACTACCAGGCGCTGGCCAAGGGCTATTACCAGGCCTGTGGCATTGACCTGAACATTCGCCAGGGCGGTCCCGCCATCGACGGCAAGCAGCTGTTCGTTGCGGGCGCCGTCGACATGATGATGGCCTCGTTCAGCGACACCGCCTTCCAGGTCAATGAAGCCGGCTTTGCGGCCAAGGCCGTGATGTCGTCGTTCCAGAAAAGCCCGCAGATCCTCATGACGCATGCCGGCAACGGCATCGAGAAGATGGAAGAGATGCGCGGCAAGCCCGTCATGGTGTCGGCCTCGTCGCGCACCAGCTTCTGGCCCTTCCTGCGCAACAAATTCGGTTTTACGGATGCCCAGCTGCGCGCCTACACCGGCCAGCTCGCCCCGTGGCTGCTCGACCCCACTGGCATCCAGCAAGGCCTGCTGACCAACGAGCCGTATCGCGTGCAGACCGAAACCGGCAAGTCGCCCAAGACCTTCCTGCTGGCCGACTATGGCTACGAGGCCTATAGCTCGGTCGTGATCGCCAGCAAGAAGATGATCGACGAAAAGCCGCAGCTCGTGCAGTGCTTCGTGTCCGCCACGCGCAAGGGCTGGGAAGAGTTCTTTGTCGATCCCAAGCCGGCCGTGGCCCTGATCAAGCAGAACAACCCCGAGAACACCGACGACCTGATCGCCTATGCCATCCGCACGATGAAGTCGGCCGGCATCGTCGAATCCGCCGACACCGCCAAGGGCGGCATCGGCACCATGACCGACGCGCGCTGGAAATCGCACTTCGACATGCTGGCGTCGGCCGGCCTGATCTCGAAGACGCTGGACTACAAGAGCGCGTACACGCTGCAGTTCGTGAACGCGAAGTAA
- a CDS encoding aromatic ring-hydroxylating dioxygenase subunit alpha, with amino-acid sequence MIVTKQAVLRRFWYAVMPVSLLDEGQQGFTLLGEKIVLWKTAEGKIACLQDRCCHRTAKLSLGFVENDNIVCGYHGWTFDTAGACVRMPQRPDEPISAKHCVKAFRAEEKYGYVWVALDDPLTGIPEIPEAALPGFRQVPEFYEPWKIGALRLMENSFDSAHVAYVHRETFGDVAQPEVGAREVEVSDFGFDSAYDSPVVVRGDTAQKAVVTADGRTVRHTHSTWYMPFARRTAIRYPHGLQHVLITCATPMDNGNTMVVQWVYRNDTEADVASADVVAFDRAVTLEDQLILESCEPDVPLSTQDGEELHMPSDRPGLIMRRMLSQLLREHGETEQRAFA; translated from the coding sequence ATGATCGTGACGAAACAAGCCGTGCTGCGCCGCTTCTGGTATGCGGTGATGCCCGTGTCCTTGCTGGATGAAGGACAACAGGGATTCACGCTGCTGGGCGAAAAGATCGTGCTGTGGAAGACCGCCGAAGGCAAGATCGCCTGCCTGCAGGACCGGTGCTGCCACCGCACGGCCAAGCTGTCCCTGGGTTTCGTCGAGAACGACAACATCGTCTGCGGCTATCACGGCTGGACGTTCGACACGGCAGGCGCCTGCGTTCGCATGCCCCAGCGGCCCGATGAACCCATCTCTGCAAAACATTGCGTGAAGGCGTTCCGGGCCGAAGAAAAGTATGGCTATGTGTGGGTCGCGCTGGACGACCCGCTGACCGGCATTCCCGAGATTCCCGAAGCCGCGCTGCCGGGCTTTCGCCAGGTGCCGGAGTTCTATGAGCCCTGGAAAATCGGCGCGCTGCGGCTGATGGAAAATTCCTTTGATTCGGCGCACGTGGCCTATGTGCATCGCGAAACCTTTGGCGATGTGGCCCAGCCCGAAGTCGGCGCGCGTGAAGTCGAAGTCAGCGATTTCGGTTTCGATTCGGCCTACGACTCGCCGGTGGTCGTGCGCGGCGACACGGCGCAGAAAGCCGTCGTCACCGCCGATGGCCGCACGGTGCGCCACACCCATTCGACGTGGTACATGCCCTTCGCGCGCCGCACGGCCATCCGCTACCCGCATGGCCTGCAACACGTGCTGATCACCTGTGCGACGCCCATGGACAATGGCAACACCATGGTCGTGCAGTGGGTGTACCGCAATGACACCGAAGCCGATGTGGCGTCGGCCGACGTGGTGGCCTTTGACCGCGCCGTCACGCTTGAAGACCAGCTGATCCTTGAAAGCTGCGAACCCGATGTGCCGCTGTCCACCCAGGACGGCGAAGAACTGCACATGCCATCCGACCGTCCCGGCCTGATCATGCGCCGCATGCTGTCGCAGTTGCTGCGCGAGCACGGCGAAACCGAACAGCGAGCCTTTGCATGA
- a CDS encoding ABC transporter permease produces the protein MSTPANSLPGAAVRGVAPPASVAAGAAAATSPSTALPAAPTGTAIKAPSKWRTRAPNILLPLITGVAFLLLWEWLVTINNIPKFVLPSPSLIFQTLIADHVTLFRALRFTAAITLSAFFLALISGLAVGVLLTQSRSLELAFWPYAVVLQVTPSIAIAPLIIIWVGLDRLWLALLLLAWIVAFFPILSNTAIGLKSVDHGLRNVFELYGASRWKRFRYLQLPSALPYILAGVRISAGLSVIGAVVAEFMAGSGTATGLAWTIVESGNLLNIPRMFAALLMLSVFGIGIWYATAFIQWVLLHRWHESETKQEN, from the coding sequence ATGAGCACACCTGCCAACAGCCTGCCCGGCGCCGCCGTGCGCGGCGTCGCGCCTCCCGCCTCGGTGGCTGCCGGCGCCGCCGCGGCCACGTCGCCGTCGACTGCCTTGCCAGCCGCGCCCACGGGCACGGCCATCAAGGCGCCGTCCAAGTGGCGCACCCGCGCGCCCAACATCCTGCTGCCGCTGATCACGGGCGTGGCTTTCCTGCTGCTGTGGGAATGGCTCGTCACGATCAACAACATTCCGAAGTTCGTCCTGCCTTCGCCGTCGCTCATTTTCCAGACCTTGATCGCCGACCACGTGACGCTGTTTCGCGCCTTGCGTTTCACGGCCGCGATCACGCTCAGCGCCTTCTTCCTGGCCTTGATCAGCGGCCTGGCGGTGGGCGTGCTGCTGACCCAGAGCCGTTCGCTGGAACTGGCGTTCTGGCCCTATGCGGTGGTGTTGCAGGTCACGCCATCGATCGCCATCGCGCCGCTGATCATCATCTGGGTGGGACTGGACCGCTTGTGGCTAGCGCTGCTGTTGCTGGCGTGGATCGTGGCCTTCTTTCCTATCCTGTCGAACACGGCCATCGGCCTGAAGTCGGTCGATCACGGCCTGCGCAATGTATTCGAGCTGTATGGCGCGTCGCGCTGGAAGCGCTTCCGCTATCTGCAGCTGCCTTCGGCCTTGCCCTACATCCTGGCAGGCGTGCGCATCTCGGCGGGGCTGTCGGTGATCGGCGCGGTGGTGGCCGAATTCATGGCCGGCAGCGGCACCGCGACCGGCCTGGCGTGGACGATTGTCGAAAGCGGAAATCTGCTGAATATCCCGCGTATGTTCGCCGCCTTGCTGATGCTGTCGGTGTTCGGCATCGGCATCTGGTATGCGACGGCCTTCATCCAGTGGGTGCTGCTGCATCGCTGGCATGAAAGCGAAACCAAACAGGAGAATTGA
- a CDS encoding creatininase family protein, protein MSAVIKSGFPRRQWVDMTTEEFAALTPDTVAVLPVAAIEQHGPHLPVFVDACINAGVVDRTLKLLPDDLPVTFLPAQTIGKSNEHQAFPGTLTLRAETLIQLWTDIAESVYRAGIRKLVLFNSHGGQPQVMDIVARDLRVRLDMFVVTAATWSFGSVPDQYPPDEKTYGIHGGSSETSMMLALRPDLVQLDKAQNFTPLGIELAQEYRYLNAEGRVGFGWQTQDLHPAGACGNALDADPERGNQSLDHAARGFATLLQEVHRYPLDRMRSRA, encoded by the coding sequence ATGTCCGCTGTTATCAAGTCCGGCTTTCCCCGCCGCCAGTGGGTCGACATGACGACCGAGGAATTCGCGGCGCTGACCCCCGACACGGTGGCGGTGCTGCCCGTGGCCGCGATCGAACAGCATGGCCCGCATCTGCCTGTATTTGTCGATGCCTGCATCAATGCCGGCGTGGTCGACCGCACGCTCAAGCTCCTGCCCGATGATTTGCCCGTCACGTTCCTGCCGGCCCAGACCATCGGCAAGTCGAACGAACACCAGGCCTTTCCCGGCACGCTGACCCTGCGCGCCGAGACCCTGATCCAGCTCTGGACCGACATTGCCGAAAGCGTGTATCGCGCCGGCATCCGCAAACTGGTGCTCTTCAACTCGCATGGCGGCCAGCCGCAGGTGATGGACATCGTGGCGCGCGACCTGCGCGTGCGGCTCGACATGTTCGTGGTGACGGCGGCGACCTGGAGCTTTGGTTCGGTACCCGACCAGTACCCGCCCGACGAAAAGACGTATGGCATTCATGGCGGGTCCAGCGAGACCTCGATGATGCTGGCGCTGCGGCCCGACCTGGTGCAACTGGACAAGGCGCAGAACTTCACGCCGCTCGGTATCGAGCTGGCCCAGGAATATCGCTACCTGAACGCCGAAGGCCGGGTGGGCTTCGGCTGGCAGACCCAAGACCTGCATCCGGCCGGCGCCTGCGGCAACGCGCTCGACGCCGATCCGGAACGCGGCAACCAGAGCCTGGATCATGCGGCGCGCGGTTTCGCGACGCTGCTCCAGGAAGTCCATCGTTATCCCCTGGATCGCATGAGGTCGCGCGCATGA
- a CDS encoding ABC transporter ATP-binding protein, translating to MISVVPNVAAVSTAAPHAPHAPVSTKPLVRLRGVDKVYANGTLAVQNLNLDIRANEFISLLGPSGCGKSTALRMIAGLGEHSRGEIDWPTARYDARGRPIREIGFVFQEPTLMPWATVFDNVYLPLMLKDIPRAEVVDRVNNTLDMVGLLAFANSHPRELSGGMKMRVSIARALVTQPKLLLMDEPFAALDEITRSKLNNDLLDIWQRAQCTVVFVTHSIYESVYLSNRIVVLAARPGRMIGELAVDTPYPRTNDFRLTPEYIAHCRAVSDMLDLAMHGAAPASTLASEHSHG from the coding sequence ATGATTTCCGTCGTCCCCAACGTGGCCGCCGTCAGCACGGCGGCGCCGCATGCCCCCCATGCCCCGGTATCCACCAAGCCCCTGGTGCGCCTGCGCGGCGTCGACAAGGTCTACGCCAACGGCACGCTGGCCGTGCAGAACCTGAACCTGGATATCCGGGCCAACGAATTCATCAGCCTGCTGGGCCCGTCGGGCTGTGGCAAGTCCACGGCACTGCGGATGATCGCGGGCCTGGGCGAACACAGCCGCGGCGAAATCGACTGGCCGACCGCCCGCTACGATGCGCGCGGCAGGCCCATCCGCGAGATCGGCTTTGTGTTCCAGGAGCCCACGCTGATGCCTTGGGCCACGGTGTTCGACAACGTCTATCTGCCGCTGATGCTCAAGGACATTCCACGCGCCGAAGTGGTGGATCGTGTCAACAATACGCTGGACATGGTGGGCCTGCTGGCGTTCGCCAATTCGCATCCGCGAGAGCTGTCGGGCGGCATGAAGATGCGTGTGTCGATCGCGCGCGCACTGGTGACCCAGCCCAAGCTGCTGTTGATGGACGAGCCGTTCGCGGCACTGGATGAGATCACCCGCTCAAAATTGAACAACGATCTGCTCGACATCTGGCAGCGCGCGCAGTGCACCGTGGTGTTCGTCACGCACAGCATCTACGAAAGCGTCTACCTGTCGAACCGCATCGTCGTGCTGGCCGCGCGTCCGGGCCGCATGATCGGTGAACTGGCCGTGGATACGCCGTACCCGCGCACCAACGATTTCCGGCTTACGCCCGAATACATCGCGCATTGCCGCGCTGTATCCGACATGCTGGACCTGGCCATGCATGGCGCCGCGCCTGCGTCGACGCTTGCTTCGGAACATTCGCATGGCTAA
- a CDS encoding cysteine hydrolase family protein, giving the protein MAKSFPLGSSPRNQWQVSRESANLVRTPAAPQPVSFTATPQHLTIDLRRTAIVVIDMQNDFCHPDGWLASIGVDVSPARTPIAPLARLLPALRQADVPVVWVNWGNRPDQLNLSPSLLHVYKPAGEGVGLGDPLPSNGAAVLEAGSWAAAVVDEIAPHPGDIEVAKYRMSGFWDTPLDSILRNLGVTTLLFAGVNVDQCVLCTLQDANFLGYDCVLLDDCSATTSPAFCADATRYNVNQCFGFVAESTALLQGMSA; this is encoded by the coding sequence ATGGCTAAGTCTTTTCCTTTGGGTTCGTCGCCGCGCAATCAGTGGCAGGTGTCGCGGGAGTCAGCCAACCTGGTGCGCACGCCCGCCGCGCCGCAGCCGGTCAGTTTCACGGCGACGCCGCAACACCTGACGATCGACCTGCGCCGCACGGCGATCGTGGTCATCGACATGCAGAACGACTTTTGCCATCCGGACGGCTGGCTGGCGTCGATTGGCGTGGACGTGTCGCCGGCGCGCACGCCGATCGCGCCGCTGGCCAGGCTGTTGCCCGCCTTGCGCCAGGCTGACGTGCCGGTCGTGTGGGTGAACTGGGGCAATCGCCCCGACCAGCTGAACCTGAGCCCGTCGCTGCTTCACGTCTACAAGCCGGCGGGCGAGGGCGTCGGCCTGGGCGACCCCCTGCCATCCAATGGCGCGGCGGTGCTGGAGGCCGGATCATGGGCCGCGGCCGTGGTCGACGAGATCGCGCCACACCCGGGCGATATCGAGGTCGCCAAGTACCGCATGAGCGGCTTCTGGGATACGCCGCTGGATTCGATCCTGCGCAATCTGGGCGTGACGACCTTGCTGTTTGCCGGCGTCAACGTCGACCAGTGCGTGCTGTGCACGCTGCAGGACGCCAACTTCCTGGGCTACGACTGCGTGCTGCTCGACGACTGCTCGGCCACCACGTCGCCGGCCTTCTGTGCCGATGCCACCCGCTACAACGTCAATCAATGTTTCGGCTTCGTTGCCGAGTCCACCGCCTTGCTGCAAGGGATGTCAGCATGA
- a CDS encoding cupin domain-containing protein, with translation MNVPAAIKKSMGACPAFRISSGDTNYFALVFDREGEDCDLVAVVEIFEPGGRTPPNGHLRAHEMFFVLEGEGDAYANGECTRIAKGDALMIKPGTAHAIENVGAGKLYCLTVMVPDEDFAALIRSGTPVKLQEDDLRVLGGLR, from the coding sequence ATGAACGTGCCAGCAGCCATCAAGAAGTCCATGGGGGCCTGCCCGGCCTTCCGCATCTCGAGCGGGGACACCAATTATTTTGCCCTGGTCTTTGACCGCGAAGGCGAAGACTGCGACCTGGTTGCCGTAGTCGAGATTTTCGAGCCTGGCGGCCGCACGCCGCCCAACGGCCACCTGCGTGCGCACGAAATGTTTTTCGTGCTGGAAGGGGAGGGCGATGCCTATGCCAACGGCGAGTGCACCCGCATTGCCAAGGGCGACGCCCTGATGATCAAGCCCGGCACCGCGCATGCGATCGAAAACGTGGGCGCCGGCAAGCTGTATTGCCTGACGGTCATGGTGCCCGATGAAGACTTTGCGGCGTTGATCCGATCTGGCACTCCGGTCAAGCTGCAGGAAGACGATCTGCGCGTCTTGGGCGGGTTGCGCTAA
- a CDS encoding DNA topoisomerase IB, whose amino-acid sequence MDDLHPTPSQHEIAEIPADAALHCQVGGLTYVDDRLPGISRKIIRKHFQYFDPSGQRITDQAEIKRINALVIPPAYTNVWICPDPDGHIQATGRDARGRKQYRYHPRWHEVRDANKYEQLSEFGHALPRVRKHVDANLAASGLSQEKVMAVVVRLLETTLIRIGTSRYAKVNRSYGLTTMRRQHASVQGGRIRFKFRGKSGVEHDVTLTDRRIANIVKRCMEIPGHDLFHYRDDDGTIRHIDSGTVNAYLREVGKGEFTAKHFRTWGGSVIALAALQRIPFTSADDARKVVVAVIKDVAKRLGNTPAVCRSCYIHPAIIDAYLRGDLPPPPKLSSPRGLSLDERRLLHFLESSNAQS is encoded by the coding sequence ATGGATGACCTGCACCCGACCCCGAGTCAGCACGAGATTGCTGAGATCCCCGCCGACGCGGCCCTGCATTGCCAGGTTGGCGGGCTGACGTATGTCGATGACCGGCTGCCGGGCATTTCGCGCAAGATCATCCGCAAGCACTTCCAGTACTTCGACCCTAGCGGTCAACGCATTACCGACCAGGCCGAGATCAAGCGCATCAATGCGCTGGTGATCCCGCCGGCCTATACCAACGTGTGGATCTGCCCCGATCCCGATGGCCATATCCAGGCCACCGGGCGGGATGCCCGCGGCCGCAAGCAGTACCGGTACCACCCGCGCTGGCACGAGGTGCGCGACGCCAACAAGTATGAACAGCTGTCGGAATTCGGGCATGCCCTGCCGCGCGTTCGCAAGCACGTGGACGCCAACCTGGCGGCCAGCGGCCTGTCGCAGGAAAAAGTCATGGCCGTGGTGGTGCGGCTGCTGGAGACGACGCTGATCCGCATCGGCACCAGCCGCTATGCCAAGGTGAACCGTTCGTATGGGCTGACCACCATGCGCCGTCAGCACGCGTCCGTGCAGGGCGGGCGCATCCGCTTCAAGTTTCGCGGCAAGAGTGGCGTCGAGCACGACGTGACGCTGACCGATCGCCGTATCGCCAACATCGTCAAGCGCTGCATGGAAATTCCGGGTCACGACCTGTTCCATTACCGTGACGACGACGGCACCATTCGCCATATCGATTCCGGCACGGTCAACGCCTACCTGCGCGAAGTCGGCAAGGGCGAGTTCACGGCCAAGCATTTCCGCACCTGGGGTGGCTCCGTCATCGCGCTTGCAGCTTTGCAGCGCATTCCGTTCACCAGCGCCGACGACGCCCGCAAGGTGGTTGTCGCGGTCATCAAGGACGTGGCCAAACGCCTGGGCAACACGCCCGCCGTGTGCCGGTCCTGCTATATCCACCCCGCCATCATCGACGCCTACCTGCGGGGCGATCTGCCCCCGCCGCCCAAACTTTCCAGCCCGCGCGGCCTGAGCCTGGATGAGCGCCGGCTTTTGCATTTCCTGGAAAGCAGCAACGCCCAGAGTTGA
- a CDS encoding type 1 glutamine amidotransferase domain-containing protein, with protein sequence MGSSLEGISVAVLVMDNFEQVEMTSPRQALEAAGAKVVVVSKKAGQVTGMNHDVKADSFPVDMTFEDADPDQFAAVVLPGGVFNSDTIRSEVGAQRFVQNIHEQGKPIAVICHGAWLLVSAGLVDGKNMTSWPSLQDDIRNAGGDWMDEEVVLDGNLISSRKPDDLPAFNAKLIEALGASQAQIPAAGMPT encoded by the coding sequence ATGGGATCATCCCTGGAAGGTATTAGCGTCGCCGTTCTGGTCATGGACAATTTTGAGCAGGTCGAGATGACCAGCCCGCGCCAGGCACTCGAAGCCGCCGGCGCCAAAGTCGTTGTGGTATCGAAGAAGGCCGGGCAGGTCACCGGCATGAATCATGACGTCAAGGCCGACAGTTTTCCGGTCGACATGACATTCGAGGATGCCGACCCCGATCAGTTTGCAGCCGTCGTGCTGCCGGGCGGCGTGTTCAATTCGGACACCATCCGCAGCGAAGTCGGCGCGCAGCGCTTCGTGCAGAATATTCACGAGCAGGGCAAGCCGATTGCCGTGATCTGCCACGGCGCCTGGCTGCTGGTGTCCGCCGGACTGGTCGATGGCAAGAACATGACCAGCTGGCCGTCCCTGCAGGACGACATCCGCAACGCGGGCGGGGATTGGATGGATGAAGAGGTGGTCCTTGACGGCAATCTGATCAGCAGCCGCAAGCCGGACGACCTGCCCGCCTTCAACGCCAAGCTGATCGAAGCGCTGGGCGCCAGCCAGGCGCAGATTCCCGCAGCGGGCATGCCCACCTGA
- a CDS encoding extracellular catalytic domain type 1 short-chain-length polyhydroxyalkanoate depolymerase, giving the protein MARKSRSLTRLMLDAATGIARLQRRAMKLATSTATKTAAANAKALKASTPRPTTTKTGTGKTSALTPPASPRKRGAAGAGAAALGSGTLSQGTLARSPLQRSVRRPVPAAPVAAAATGTWVAGVFSTPPMQGELIGRLDYFVYLPSSRPAVGLPLIVMLHGCSQSASDLAAGTRMNRLAEREGFAVLYPQQSRGAQSHRCWRWFQPEAGVGAAEADAIANLADSVTQQYRLDPERRYVAGMSAGAGMAALVALRHAHRFAAVGMHSGAVVGAASSTSAGLSTMRRGTLRDPLSLLAGVLGANTRPGRLEDDAALPALILQGMRDPVVAPRNAEQLTKQFLHVNGMDGETPVTAELAVATPDAYRRLDYRRGSKTVVRVCEIAQLDHAWAGGDPAHRFHARRGPDASALLWRFFRSHRREGATAE; this is encoded by the coding sequence ATGGCCAGAAAAAGCCGCTCACTGACACGACTGATGCTCGACGCCGCCACCGGCATTGCGCGGCTGCAGCGTCGTGCCATGAAGCTCGCCACGAGCACGGCGACCAAGACGGCGGCTGCCAACGCCAAGGCGCTGAAAGCCAGCACGCCCAGACCCACCACCACCAAGACCGGCACCGGAAAGACCAGTGCGTTGACGCCGCCTGCCAGCCCGCGCAAACGCGGTGCGGCGGGTGCGGGCGCCGCCGCCCTGGGCAGTGGCACGCTGAGCCAGGGCACCCTGGCCCGCTCGCCCCTGCAACGGAGCGTCCGGCGTCCGGTGCCTGCCGCGCCGGTTGCGGCGGCGGCCACAGGCACCTGGGTGGCGGGCGTCTTCTCCACGCCGCCCATGCAAGGCGAGCTGATCGGCCGTCTGGACTATTTCGTCTATCTGCCTTCCAGCCGGCCTGCCGTCGGCCTGCCGCTGATCGTCATGCTCCATGGCTGCAGCCAGAGTGCGAGCGACCTTGCGGCGGGAACCCGCATGAACCGGCTTGCCGAGCGCGAGGGGTTTGCCGTGCTGTACCCCCAGCAATCGCGCGGGGCCCAATCCCATCGGTGCTGGCGCTGGTTCCAGCCCGAAGCGGGCGTCGGTGCGGCGGAGGCCGATGCCATCGCCAACCTTGCGGACAGCGTAACTCAGCAATACCGACTGGATCCTGAACGACGTTACGTGGCCGGCATGTCGGCGGGCGCCGGAATGGCGGCCCTGGTGGCCCTGCGCCATGCGCATCGATTTGCCGCCGTCGGCATGCATTCCGGCGCGGTGGTGGGCGCGGCAAGCAGCACGTCGGCGGGCTTGAGCACCATGCGGCGCGGCACGCTGCGCGACCCCCTGTCCTTGCTGGCTGGCGTGCTGGGGGCCAATACCCGGCCGGGGCGCCTGGAAGACGATGCCGCCCTGCCCGCGCTGATCCTGCAAGGCATGCGGGATCCCGTGGTGGCGCCGCGCAATGCAGAACAGCTGACGAAACAATTCCTGCACGTGAATGGCATGGACGGCGAAACGCCCGTGACGGCCGAGCTGGCCGTGGCGACGCCTGACGCCTATCGCCGCCTGGACTATCGGCGGGGCAGCAAGACGGTGGTGCGGGTGTGCGAGATCGCGCAGCTGGATCACGCCTGGGCAGGCGGAGACCCGGCGCATCGCTTTCATGCGAGGCGGGGTCCGGATGCGTCGGCGTTGCTGTGGCGGTTTTTCAGGTCGCACCGCCGCGAAGGCGCGACGGCGGAATAA
- a CDS encoding cold-shock protein: MATGIVKWFNDDKGFGFIMPDDGGKDLFAHFSEIQAEGRKTLLENQKVSFEATQGPKGPQASKIRPL, encoded by the coding sequence ATGGCCACAGGCATCGTTAAATGGTTCAACGACGACAAAGGTTTCGGGTTCATCATGCCCGATGACGGCGGCAAAGACCTTTTCGCCCACTTTTCGGAAATTCAAGCAGAAGGTCGCAAGACTCTGCTGGAAAACCAAAAGGTGAGCTTCGAGGCTACCCAAGGTCCTAAGGGCCCACAAGCCTCCAAGATCCGCCCGCTGTAA